The DNA window ggatttttgtttgtttactgctgcatccccagcacttagaaaacatagtaggagctcaataaacatTGGTGAACCAATGAATGATAGAAACTGAGGGACAGAATCGTTGATAACTCGCCCCAAGCAAACAGCCAGGCAGTGGCAGGGTCAAGGAGCAGTATTATGGACTCCAAAGCTAAGAGGGTTCTGGAGTGAGACTGTGGGCTCACAGAGAGGCAAAATAGCGTTGAGGGACTGGAGCACCAGCCTGCTAAGAATAGCCTTAAAAAGTCAttgatccatttatttattcattcaattttcAGCAAAAATTTACGGAGCACCTACTAGGCACCAGGCACTGTTCCCGGCACTGGGGAAGGAATGGTGGACGAGGCAGAAAGGGTTCTCCGgtcagaggggaggagaggggaagacaGACAACAGAAGAGGAAACAAGTGAATACATAGAATAATTTCAGGGATGATAAGTTCTGGGATGATAACAGAACAGGGGCATGTGATGAAGAGTAACTGAGGTGGGGCACAGCATCATAAGGTAGGGTCCTAGGAAAGGGCCTCTTTGAGGTGATGTATGAGCAGAATCCTACAGCTTGAAGCCGTGGAAGAAGATAAGACACAGAACAAGGAAGACAGGAAGGTAGAGGTGGGGGAACTGCCAGCGGTAGGAGTTGGAGTGTGGAAAGAAACCCATGGCGATAGCAGGTCTGCACAGGAAACTGAGAGTTCATGGCCAGGAAGAAGGCCAGGGTCATCTGTTGGGCAAAGTCTGGCTAGGACCAGAGCCAAGTGGCTAAAGAAATTGTCCAGAAAACCATATGTGGTCTTACACCGAGAGCTGAAACAGAAAGGACCCTGCTTAATTTATCAGCTGAGGGGTAGACGCAGAGGGTGGGCAAGGGAAAGGGATTCCATATTGCAAGAGAATTTTGTCAGCTCAAGCCTGAAAGCGCCTTATGCTGAGTTGTGACGTGTCGCCACAATTTGTGCATGCACTGTCTTCTGGTAGAGCTGAGGCACCATTGGAGGTGACAGTGGCCTTAGAGAACATCTAATACAAATGAGACTTTCCTGGGCTGTGGACTGGACCAGTGATCCCCAAACCTGAGTGAACATACGACCCATTTGAAATGTTTGTAAACAAATGCAGGTGACTGGACCCCATGCTGATAAATTGCTATTCAGGACGTCCAGCAAGGGAACAGGAATCTGCCTCTGTCATGCAAGTGGTCTCTGGACAGGCCACATCTCGAGCAACGTGGGAAAGGATCCACTAACGGGCTTCAGGGAGTCCGTGCACCCCCAGGAGTGGAatgaaaaatgtgtgtgtttgcatatatgTACAGTTCTTTTTCTGGGGGGTGTCCATACCATTACAAGACTCAGAAACTTAAGAAGCACTGATTGAGTCCTGCCCCTTGTCTTAGAGAGTAGGAAACAGAGTCCCAGGAATATACGCGACTTGCCTGATCCTCAAAGCTGGCAGAGAGCAGAGTTGGGCTGTCACCTCAGACTTTCTCTTTCCAAgccccccctccctctcttctccctgcACCCCTGACAgtaggggtgggatagagaaggaggaaggggattTACGCACTTGGAGACAAAGTCGTCAAAGGATCTCTCTCCCCCTTTTTGACCTCTATCTATGGGATAGGTCCTCAGAGGTGAGGGTTAGAATGACGATGCCTCAACAGAGGACCCAGTCATTCACCTGCACTGCCACCCCAGACCCTGACACCAGTGGAATCCCGTTTCCAGTAGGACTTAAAGCCAGGACAGAGGGCACACGTGCCTGGTTCTTGGATGCATGGTGGTGATGGATTAATGTTCTTGTGAAGACCTGCCTCCCTAAAACTGAGCAGGTGGGTGGTTTCAGGCTTCCGGGTCTGCACTCAGTTTTCCATCCATCTATTTCTTAGGCCACTCTGGACACTCATCCTTCTTAGTACACTCAGGCCATATGTTTCCTCTGGGGTCCTTTTCCCAGTCTGGATCCCACATCATTAACCCCAGCTGGCTGCTCAGTTTTGGTATGTGTCCTGCCCTCTAGATTTGATCCGAATCCTTCAGACACTGGCCTCAGCCTGAGCTTCTAGATTCACCGGTGAGGCTCACCTTCCTCTTTTGAACTAACAACTCCTCATCTTGACCTTTTGCCTCTATTTTGTACTCACCATTTTGTCCTGGTGATGGGGTCCCTCCAGTCCTCCTGGCCTCACCTGGCCACTCAGTCCTCCCCACACCCAGCTGGCCGGTGCCACCTGCTATTCAAGGGCTAAAATTATTCAGAATCCGACCCCTCCTTCTGCAAGATAACCGTACCAGAAAGTTAGTCTAACAccctctctctgctttgccttttGAGCCTGCAACAGATCTGACTGGTAGACTACCGCTTGCCCCTGTGCCCTGCTCAACCATGTGTGTTTCTCCCAGTAATTCCAGACTCTCTCAATCTTGTTTCCCCACTCTGCTTGCcaagttcctttctctcttctcctttctttttctttcttattctttttaatcCTTCTCCCAGGCTTTAGGCCTCCCTTAGACCTTCCTGGCAACCCTTCGCCTGACTGCAGTACTCAGGAATAAAAAGGTGCCTGAGCCCTTTGTGTTGACTAATGCCACCTTTGTTTTGGTGCCAGATTTGTTTTGGAGGCAGATGTCCGGGAAGGCTGGACGGTAGGCGCAGTCCTGCCGAGCACACCAGAGGCAGAGGAAAGAAGGCAGCTCTGTCATTTTCCCAAAAGCTTCCTTAAATCCGTGGGTGATGGCTTGGACCCCTTGCCTTTAACAGACAAGGGAACGAGCTCAGAGCTCAGGAGACTTGCCCCAGGTCTCGGATTAAATCAGTGCAGAGGTGAAAGGGAACACAGAGCCCTCAGACTGGAAGCTGTCCAGACAGCTGCATGGAACAAAATcacagcctcagaactgtcatgctGTGGACGCTTGGCACTTACTGGAAAGTTATATTAGACTTTcctgtggattttttttatcCTGCGAAGGAGTTACACAGTGAATTCCTTGTGGAGGATTAATCATCTTCTCTCTTGCCTATGACTGAAGCTGTTTCTCAAGTCCTGCCCCTGGTTTCGCTCGTCCCAAGGATTTCATTTGAAGGGCGGGACATTCCCCCACCCCACGCCCGCCCCCAACCGGAGCCTGCAATCAGGACCAATGAAAGCCAAGTACCTCATCCACCCAGTGACTTAGAACTCAGAGTATTTAAGAGGTTGTAGGAATGGGCTGAGAATGGCTTTGGCTTTCTCCGCAGACGGGCGCGCTCTCATCTAATCTGGGCCAGCACCGAGCCAAGGCGCAGAGTGAAGGGGGGGAAAATAAACTCCGCCACTATGTGCTACGGGAAATGCGCGCGATGCATCGGACATTCTCTGGTGTGGCTCTCCATCCTCTGCATTGTAGCTAATATCTTGCTGTACTTTCCCAATGGGGAAACAAAGTACGCTTCTGAAGACCATCTTAGCCACTTTGTGTGGTTCTTCTCTGGCATCATAGGAGGAGGTTTGCTGGTAAGTCATTCAGAATCATTCCAGccttaaaaaattctttcttgtTAGACGAGATGTTGTCATAGAAAGTTTTCTATGAGGCACGTTTCCAAATCCAGGatttttgttcattcttcttttgAAAGCAGATTATACGAAAGTTGGGATAGGCATAGTGTATTGATTTTATTAGATGTTGTTTTACTAAATCCCCTTTCAATGAAAAGTGGACTACTTTTTTGCTAAACTCTCTTACTTTACAGCTAGAAACAGATACTCGCTTTTAAATCAGATTTGAAAAGCTATAGTTTCTAGTCCTGGAGCAGGTAGTCATTTAACCTTTGCTCTGGGGAGCTGGGAGAAGTCCACTGGTTCTCTGTCTAAATCAACAGAGTTTGGGATCCAAATTCTCTGCTGTTTATTCTCAGGCATCAGTGacagagaaaaatattgtattgTGAGTGCATGGCTATTGGGAAAGGACTATACATTTTCTCCTTTATGTAAGCCTGGGGTGTGGCATTCAGGAAAAATCCTTCAGTTAGCAGCAAATCAGTGTCTGAAGGTAATAGTGGAATGTGTTGTTTGTCCCAAGGTTTGTTTTGAAGTGAAGTGAGAGGAATTTGCCTGCCAACCTGGGAGATGAAAGTATTAGTTTCAACTACAGCATGGAAATAATGTGGACAAACTTGAGTTTGCCACTTTGAAATGCTGGGACTGAGAATTTTGAAGAGAAGTTTTATGGAATTGCTAATACCACACAGAATATTTTTCTTAGTCAAGTAAAGGATACTTAGACTTAATACACTAACTATGGTATGGCAAATCTGCTTTGAATTTAAGCATTACCATCATATTAACATactcatttgtctttttttttccccactagtTTTcaggtctgtttttgttttgttttattttttgaggtatagttaatttcATAATCATTTGTCTTTAAGACAACACCTTGCTTGTTTAAACTTCTTTTGATCTTGAACTCAAAGTATTTCCAACTTATGTTATTTTAAGAGATTTATTGTGAAACTACAACCATGCAATGTGTCTTCAAAGAAGCACTTCACTTCTATTATACAGAGCTTTCATCTCTCTTGTTTATAAAAAATTTCAATTATTCTGTTGAAGATTTGTTGTTATCTTCTATGCTTTTCAAgggaaaacatacaaacaaacagaCTTAAAAGACAGGGTTTAATAGTTTCCAAACAGCGTTTACCTCTGGAACTATGTTATGAACTCTTATGGATTAACACATTTATAGGTAATTATTTTACCCCTCCCATGCTACAACCTGACCCTACCTAATGTGATACATTACATGAAAACAGAGGGATATTACCCTCTAGaggtttttttctctcctcagaGTTTACATTCTTTGAGATATTTTGCCAACCTAACCCAAAGACATTCAACagtgtcagaaagaaaaatattttaccaaaAGATGCTGAGCCTGACTGACCCTATGGACCCGGGGAAAGACAATGACTTTAATTTGCGTGTTTTCTAAACAGATGCTCCTGCCAGCATTCATCTTCATGGGGCTGGAACAGGACGACTGCTGCGGCTGTGGCGGCAACGAAAACTGCGGCAAAAGATGCGCGGTAGGTTTTCCTGCGCTGGTGGGGAAGTGGTCCCTCAGAAGGGAGCTGTGCCTCACTTCTGGTCATCCTCCTTCCCCTAGATGTTTTCTTCTGTACTGGCCGCTCTCATCGGAATTGCAGGATCTGGCTACTGCGTCATCGTGGCAGCACTGGGCTTAGCGGAAGGACCAAGATGTCTGGATGCCAGTGGCCAATGGAACTACACCTTTGCCAACACGGAAGGAGGGTAAGTGATTGACCCCCATCAGGTCGCACACATTCTTATCCACCACGTGTGTATAGTGGTAAACCCATCAAACTAAAAAGGCATcaaccattcattcatccatcctctCAACCAGGTTTTATTCTCACTAACTCAGGCACAATTTAGGCAAGGGGTATCGGAGGATGAAGGCCCAGTCCCTGACCCAGAGAAGCTTTTTAATGGATTCACTGACTCAGTCCTTGTGATAACGGTATGAGGTGACTTCCACTGttgcttccattttacagatgtggaaatggaggcacagagagatgaagtaacttatccaaagtcacaTTGCTAAGACATGGCAGTcatgatttgaacccagacagccTAGCTGTGAAGTTTGTGCTTATGCAGTGTGTATACTATGCCAGAGCAATTGGCTAATTTTActattttctaagaaaatattatgGAATCCTTATATAATATGGATTAAAACCATATGAATTTAACCAAAGCCCAGGGTCAATCATACTACCCCcccccaagacacacacacacacacacacacacactcacatataacATAATAACTGTGTATAACACACCCTTTATTTAAAGTGATCAGGCTGTATAAGACAGATCTTATTCATGACTTTAACATCAGGAAAATTTAAGTGGCTCCATTGTTTTATGTTGA is part of the Mesoplodon densirostris isolate mMesDen1 chromosome 5, mMesDen1 primary haplotype, whole genome shotgun sequence genome and encodes:
- the TM4SF1 gene encoding transmembrane 4 L6 family member 1, translating into MCYGKCARCIGHSLVWLSILCIVANILLYFPNGETKYASEDHLSHFVWFFSGIIGGGLLMLLPAFIFMGLEQDDCCGCGGNENCGKRCAMFSSVLAALIGIAGSGYCVIVAALGLAEGPRCLDASGQWNYTFANTEGGYLMDSSTWSQCIEPKHAVEWNVSLFSILLALGGIEFILCLFQIINGVLGGICGYCCSRQQQYDC